In Triticum aestivum cultivar Chinese Spring chromosome 5B, IWGSC CS RefSeq v2.1, whole genome shotgun sequence, the following proteins share a genomic window:
- the LOC123115774 gene encoding F-box protein At5g07610-like — MDCPKRSASAGLPEDSLVEILARVPARSVYRSKFVAKAWRDLIEDPLHRKKLPQTLQGFFFIDKETHRQRVRFTNLLDRSGPLQIDHNLAFLKESPGMGTLDFSDSCNGLLLFEHKLKAWPYDLLGYVVCNPTTKQWAEVPRDGPPLPLYLRHPKRYNYLVFDPSVSSHFHLVQFTWEFVRLVKFEEEELVVGHDDDDDDEEEEELFRTSVHVYSSETGKWTHTQSDWSQIQSDRNKHDLEGWRLQGLIPESFCCAVLNSMLHFIISDEGQIAAVDVQGVTRKIIPVPTMAERLPWLEPGYVAQSQGRLHYISQAVDGRLSIWVLEGYDTQEWVLKHSVSFTELFREKRRTGDTKDYTVVAMHPDGNVVFIVQDWNRKLISYHMDNKLVSIMGTLKNDASDVHVVPYVPCFSESPALQNKH; from the coding sequence atggACTGCCCCAAGCGGAGCGCGAGCGCCGGCCTCCCCGAAGACTCCTTGGTGGAGATCCTCGCGCGCGTCCCCGCCAGGTCCGTCTACCGCTCCAAGTTCGTCGCGAAGGCCTGGCGCGACCTCATCGAAGATCCCCTCCACCGCAAGAAACTCCCACAAACCCTACAAGGCTTCTTCTTCATTGACAAGGAGACCCACAGGCAGCGTGTCCGCTTCACAAATCTGCTTGATAGATCCGGGCCTCTCCAGATCGACCATAACCTCGCCTTTCTGAAGGAATCTCCCGGGATGGGGACTCTCGACTTCTCCGATTCCTGTAACGGGCTCCTCCTCTTCGAGCACAAACTGAAGGCATGGCCATATGACCTATTGGGCTATGTCGTGTGCAACCCCACCACGAAGCAATGGGCGGAGGTGCCCAGAGACGGCCCTCCGCTTCCGTTGTATCTTCGGCACCCCAAAAGATACAACTATTTGGTTTTTGATCCGTCCGTCTCCTCTCACTTCCACCTGGTCCAGTTCACGTGGGAGTTTGTGCGCTTGGTGAAGTTTGAGGAGGAGGAGCTAGTGGttggtcatgatgatgatgatgatgatgaggaggaggaggagttgttcCGGACGTCAGTGCACGTCTACTCCTCTGAGACTGGCAAGTGGACTCACACGCAAAGTGACTGGAGTCAAATCCAAAGTGACCGGAACAAGCATGATTTGGAAGGATGGCGCCTTCAGGGCTTAATACCTGAGAGCTTCTGCTGTGCTGTTCTCAACAGCATGCTGCATTTCATAATTTCGGATGAAGGTCAGATTGCTGCTGTTGATGTGCAAGGGGTGACACGAAAGATCATCCCAGTGCCGACGATGGCCGAGAGGCTCCCCTGGCTGGAGCCTGGTTATGTTGCCCAATCCCAAGGGCGCCTGCACTACATCAGTCAAGCAGTTGATGGTCGACTGTCCATCTGGGTTCTGGAGGGCTATGATACACAAGAATGGGTCTTGAAGCATAGTGTGAGCTTTACGGAGCTGTTTAGAGAAAAGAGACGCACAGGCGACACAAAAGACTACACTGTGGTTGCCATGCATCCAGATGGAAATGTGGTTTTCATTGTTCAAGATTGGAACCGAAAGCTGATATCATATCACATGGACAATAAGCTAGTGAGTATTATGGGGACATTAAAAAATGATGCTTCAGATGTGCATGTTGTACCTTATGTTCCCTGTTTCTCCGAGTCACCGGCACTTCAAAACAAGCACTGA